Proteins from one Nitrobacteraceae bacterium AZCC 2146 genomic window:
- a CDS encoding CRP-like cAMP-binding protein (product_source=COG0664; cath_funfam=1.10.10.10,2.60.120.10; cog=COG0664; pfam=PF00027,PF13545; smart=SM00100,SM00419; superfamily=46785,51206), with the protein MMEPTTRVGNRLLAALPAADFDLLAPHLRKVSLERDAVLVRSGDRFEQIYFPLSGTIAFIMDMPNGQTVATAVIGNEGAVGILSALGPSRSPVTAVVRVAGTSLQISPRGFQAALGRSDAIKHVVQIYTRALLTQFQHVAACNALHSVEARLARWLLHIHDRVDSEFLPLTQEALSELLGVRRTTVTHVVHKLRTSRAIRSNRRGLIEIDRPRLEAAACECYEVMRRRIDRIVSPEGMKPHIHAPPVHKIPRARDPLFAKVDEAQRDTRTHEATSPRPRGH; encoded by the coding sequence GTGATGGAGCCCACTACCAGGGTAGGTAATCGACTGTTAGCTGCGTTGCCGGCAGCAGATTTTGATTTGCTCGCTCCCCACCTCCGGAAAGTATCGCTTGAACGCGACGCAGTGCTGGTTCGGTCGGGAGACCGGTTTGAACAGATCTATTTCCCCCTCAGCGGGACGATCGCGTTCATAATGGACATGCCGAACGGACAAACGGTCGCAACCGCGGTCATCGGGAATGAGGGAGCCGTGGGCATCTTGTCCGCGCTGGGACCCTCCCGTTCTCCGGTGACGGCGGTCGTGCGCGTGGCCGGAACCTCATTGCAAATTTCTCCAAGAGGATTTCAGGCGGCTCTCGGCCGTAGTGACGCTATCAAACACGTGGTCCAGATCTACACCAGGGCGCTATTGACACAATTCCAGCACGTGGCCGCCTGCAATGCGCTGCACTCGGTCGAGGCCCGCTTGGCCCGGTGGCTGCTCCACATCCACGATCGAGTTGACAGTGAATTCCTGCCGCTGACGCAAGAGGCGCTTTCGGAGTTGCTTGGAGTACGTCGAACGACCGTGACGCACGTCGTGCACAAGCTCCGGACGTCGCGTGCTATCCGATCCAATCGGCGGGGCTTGATCGAGATTGACAGACCGCGGCTCGAAGCAGCGGCATGCGAGTGCTACGAGGTCATGCGCCGTAGAATCGATCGCATTGTTTCGCCTGAAGGAATGAAGCCTCACATTCACGCCCCGCCGGTGCACAAAATTCCCCGCGCTCGAGATCCCCTTTTTGCCAAGGTGGATGAAGCGCAGCGGGATACGCGAACCCACGAGGCGACGAGCCCGCGGCCAAGAGG
- a CDS encoding Zn-dependent protease (product_source=COG1994; cog=COG1994; pfam=PF02163; transmembrane_helix_parts=Outside_1_9,TMhelix_10_32,Inside_33_52,TMhelix_53_75,Outside_76_94,TMhelix_95_117,Inside_118_137,TMhelix_138_156,Outside_157_178,TMhelix_179_196,Inside_197_208,TMhelix_209_226,Outside_227_228) encodes MLSSVTMYQISTWLLPLLIAITFHEAAHAFVARHLGDDTASKLGRVTLNPIKHIDPFGTILLPAILLLSHAPFLFGYAKPVPVNFRALRTPRLDMVWVAAAGPATNILLATLAALAFHLIGYVPNGAGQWTADNLKNALIINVVLAVFNMLPLPPLDGGRIAVGLLPDVLALPLARLERFGMLILVGILIILPMLGRQTGLNLDFISQILRVSTNFVLGLILLVTGNA; translated from the coding sequence TTGCTGTCTAGCGTCACAATGTATCAGATATCGACCTGGCTTCTCCCGCTTCTCATCGCGATTACATTCCACGAGGCAGCCCACGCGTTCGTTGCGCGTCACCTCGGGGACGATACGGCATCGAAACTAGGTCGCGTGACCCTCAATCCGATCAAGCACATTGATCCGTTCGGAACCATCTTGCTGCCGGCAATCCTGTTGCTGTCTCACGCACCTTTCCTGTTTGGCTACGCCAAGCCCGTGCCCGTGAATTTTCGAGCGTTGCGTACCCCGCGGCTCGATATGGTTTGGGTCGCTGCAGCCGGGCCGGCAACGAACATATTGCTGGCAACGCTCGCCGCATTGGCATTTCACCTTATCGGTTATGTGCCGAACGGTGCCGGACAATGGACGGCCGACAATCTCAAGAATGCGCTGATCATCAACGTCGTCCTTGCCGTTTTCAACATGCTTCCGTTACCCCCATTGGACGGAGGCCGTATTGCCGTTGGATTACTGCCCGATGTCCTGGCGCTTCCACTGGCTCGGCTTGAGCGTTTCGGAATGCTGATCCTTGTCGGCATTTTGATTATTCTTCCCATGCTGGGGCGGCAAACCGGACTTAACCTGGACTTTATTTCCCAGATCTTGCGCGTATCAACGAACTTCGTGCTCGGGTTGATCTTGTTGGTCACAGGAAACGCGTAG
- a CDS encoding FkbM family methyltransferase (product_source=TIGR01444; cath_funfam=3.40.50.150; pfam=PF05050; superfamily=53335; tigrfam=TIGR01444): MLSPKTARFLLKYASSDPLKLADIVRRRAIEQFSTPPTGLTAMWFRGVQYEIDMSLHLVMKKYFFRTHEMFLERIFNRYLAAGKTFVDIGANCGYWSAYALPLVGQSGEVHAFEPVPQYFSFVRRLAELNPGYRIIANQVACGARPGALPMAVVGPRAENFDNYNTSIGSSSLAAGFLDHARELTENITVEVIAFDDYVRERKIDLDRVGLIKIDVEGFEAAVFDGMEGVLAKAGRKVPILCEILTDLHRPEPLDGRRVIERLEDRGYRCLDATHLRPIDRNALGFEENILCL; this comes from the coding sequence ATGCTTTCTCCGAAGACCGCCCGCTTCCTCCTCAAATATGCGTCGAGCGATCCGCTCAAGCTCGCCGATATCGTACGCCGCCGCGCTATCGAGCAGTTCAGTACGCCGCCGACGGGCCTCACGGCCATGTGGTTCAGGGGCGTGCAGTACGAGATCGACATGTCCTTGCATCTCGTAATGAAGAAATATTTCTTCCGCACCCACGAGATGTTCCTTGAACGCATCTTCAATCGCTACCTCGCTGCTGGTAAGACCTTCGTCGATATCGGCGCCAATTGCGGCTACTGGTCGGCCTATGCCTTGCCACTCGTGGGTCAAAGCGGCGAAGTGCACGCCTTCGAGCCGGTGCCGCAATATTTTTCCTTTGTCCGACGGCTCGCCGAACTCAATCCTGGTTATCGGATCATCGCCAACCAAGTGGCCTGCGGCGCGCGGCCCGGCGCCCTGCCGATGGCCGTCGTCGGGCCACGCGCGGAGAACTTCGACAATTACAACACCAGTATCGGGTCGAGTTCGCTTGCTGCCGGTTTCCTCGACCACGCCCGCGAGCTCACGGAAAATATCACCGTCGAGGTTATCGCCTTCGACGATTATGTGCGCGAGCGGAAAATCGACCTCGATCGCGTCGGCCTGATCAAGATCGACGTCGAGGGCTTCGAGGCTGCGGTGTTCGATGGCATGGAAGGCGTACTGGCAAAAGCCGGTCGCAAAGTTCCGATCCTGTGCGAAATCCTCACCGATCTGCACCGCCCCGAGCCGCTCGACGGCAGACGGGTCATCGAGCGCCTTGAGGATCGTGGCTACCGCTGTCTTGATGCCACGCATTTGCGACCGATCGATCGTAATGCGCTTGGGTTTGAGGAGAACATTCTCTGCCTCTAA
- a CDS encoding hypothetical protein (product_source=Hypo-rule applied; superfamily=53335), protein MRLSKTVTKTALLLKKRTPRLYAAIRNNAPHRLRSIINEKMTVDSLGADSPKQVFTNIFRRNWWNNSESRSGWGAELNRTVSVRAELKDFAHRHSIRSLLDAPCGDFHWMRHVNWPSSFKYIGADIVHDLIIENRRKYPNIEFLELDVLRDRLPEIDAWLARDLMIHFPDEAIWIVINQFRRSSIRYLLATTYPNAQQNTDIKYGQVRHLNLCAPPFNLPQPFEILREDDDPRTGRIIGVWRRSDIE, encoded by the coding sequence ATGCGTCTTTCAAAAACAGTGACAAAAACCGCATTATTACTCAAGAAACGCACGCCACGTCTTTACGCGGCAATCCGAAACAACGCGCCGCATAGGCTGCGCTCAATCATCAACGAGAAAATGACGGTGGACAGTCTCGGAGCTGATAGCCCGAAACAGGTCTTCACGAATATTTTCAGAAGAAACTGGTGGAACAACTCCGAGAGCCGTAGCGGCTGGGGCGCAGAACTGAACAGGACGGTGTCAGTCAGGGCTGAGCTGAAAGATTTTGCGCACCGCCATTCCATCCGATCGCTGCTTGACGCGCCATGTGGCGACTTTCACTGGATGAGACATGTCAATTGGCCATCGAGTTTTAAATATATTGGGGCCGACATTGTTCACGATCTCATCATCGAGAATCGCCGGAAGTATCCCAATATCGAGTTCCTGGAGCTCGACGTTCTTCGCGACCGTCTTCCAGAAATCGATGCGTGGCTTGCGCGCGATTTGATGATCCACTTTCCCGACGAAGCCATCTGGATTGTCATCAATCAGTTTCGGCGGTCCTCTATTCGCTATTTATTGGCCACGACCTATCCAAATGCGCAACAAAATACCGACATCAAGTATGGTCAAGTGCGCCACCTAAACTTGTGTGCACCTCCATTTAACCTTCCACAGCCCTTCGAAATCCTGCGCGAAGATGATGACCCAAGAACTGGACGAATCATTGGGGTGTGGCGGCGGTCGGATATCGAATGA
- a CDS encoding endo-1,4-beta-xylanase (product_source=KO:K01181; cath_funfam=3.20.20.80; cleavage_site_network=SignalP-noTM; cog=COG3693; ko=KO:K01181; pfam=PF00331; smart=SM00633; superfamily=51445), producing the protein MIATSRRRLLQMAAAGIAAANGRIAAGAPAPSLGSIAAANGYLFGAAAAEVIDTDAAYRDLYVTQTNIITTDVALKVGRVAPQPGPKHFESADRMLAFCDLHKIPLRGHCLIWNEWVPPWIKNMTVGERRIFFDSYIDEVIARYSGRFQSWDIVNEPFWPGHHAPGDFRVGPWYDAFGPEYIRRAFERAARIDPTTKFVLNEAQTERDDELGLAVRRGLLKLVADLKNAGVKIDVVGLQGHLQPKYPHDPARFDEFLHALAGLGVDIYITEFDVLDDTFPDDLEARDQAVAKTAQQFLETTLRHPAVKALITWELADNYSFYRGIARQKNPMTTRLPRPLPYDDRLQRKPLWDAIAQAFENSRRPDRSTNGPAR; encoded by the coding sequence ATGATCGCAACTTCACGCCGCCGCCTTTTGCAAATGGCCGCAGCCGGTATCGCCGCGGCGAACGGACGAATTGCTGCGGGCGCGCCAGCACCGAGTCTTGGCTCGATTGCTGCCGCGAATGGCTATTTATTTGGCGCAGCAGCGGCAGAGGTGATCGATACCGATGCAGCGTATCGCGACCTTTACGTCACGCAAACGAACATTATCACGACCGATGTCGCGCTGAAGGTGGGAAGGGTTGCGCCACAACCGGGCCCCAAACATTTTGAAAGCGCCGACCGGATGCTCGCGTTCTGCGATTTGCACAAAATTCCCCTGCGTGGCCATTGCCTCATATGGAACGAATGGGTTCCGCCATGGATAAAAAACATGACCGTCGGCGAACGACGCATCTTTTTCGATTCCTACATCGACGAAGTCATCGCCCGATATTCGGGACGGTTCCAGTCGTGGGACATCGTCAACGAGCCATTCTGGCCTGGGCATCACGCGCCCGGCGACTTCCGCGTTGGCCCCTGGTACGACGCCTTCGGCCCCGAATACATTCGGCGCGCGTTCGAACGCGCCGCGCGGATCGACCCCACCACCAAATTCGTATTGAACGAGGCACAGACCGAACGCGATGACGAGCTCGGGCTGGCCGTTCGTCGTGGGCTACTGAAGTTGGTCGCCGATCTCAAAAATGCCGGCGTGAAGATCGACGTGGTCGGTCTGCAGGGCCATTTGCAGCCGAAATATCCACACGACCCGGCTCGATTCGACGAATTCCTTCATGCACTGGCTGGTCTTGGCGTCGATATCTACATCACCGAATTCGATGTTCTCGATGACACCTTCCCGGATGACCTCGAGGCCCGCGACCAAGCTGTCGCCAAGACAGCGCAGCAATTCCTGGAGACAACGCTGCGGCACCCCGCCGTCAAGGCACTTATCACATGGGAGCTGGCCGACAACTATTCGTTCTATAGAGGAATAGCGCGACAGAAAAACCCGATGACCACGCGGCTTCCCCGGCCTCTCCCTTACGATGACCGGCTACAGCGAAAGCCCCTCTGGGACGCGATCGCACAAGCCTTCGAAAACTCCAGGCGCCCCGATCGCTCCACGAACGGACCGGCGCGCTGA
- a CDS encoding cobalt-precorrin-5B (C1)-methyltransferase (product_source=KO:K02188; cath_funfam=3.30.2110.10; cog=COG1903; ko=KO:K02188; pfam=PF01888; superfamily=111342; tigrfam=TIGR00312), with translation MDDDVSDEADVEFDQPDGPLRRGWTTGSCATAATRAAYETLITGECPDFVEIELPSRARVGFAVAMSERHDGTATAGVLKDAGDDPDVTHGALIKATVRHGKPGSGVVFVAGPGVGTVTKLGLPLAPGEPAINPVPREMMRTAVREVVARFDASGDVVVEISVPGGEALAARTLNGRLGILGGLSILGTTGIVVPYSCSAWIHSIYRGIDVARASDLKHIAGSTGSTSEAAVQKLYGLTGSALIDMGDFVGGMLKYAKRHPVPRITIAGGFAKMTKLGQGLLDLHSRAGSVDTVWLSTLLRDAGAPSDLVELSRDANTALLVLREAERRSVPVGEFVAKAAFKTAAKVLDGSQIKLDVAVFDRNGNIVGRAG, from the coding sequence ATGGACGACGATGTGAGCGACGAAGCGGATGTTGAGTTCGATCAGCCAGATGGGCCTCTCAGGCGCGGCTGGACCACGGGTAGCTGCGCAACTGCGGCGACGCGCGCTGCATATGAAACGTTGATTACCGGCGAATGCCCGGACTTTGTCGAAATCGAACTGCCTAGTCGCGCCCGTGTCGGCTTTGCCGTGGCCATGTCCGAACGCCACGATGGCACAGCAACCGCTGGTGTTTTGAAAGATGCCGGCGACGATCCCGACGTCACGCATGGTGCACTGATCAAGGCGACTGTCCGGCACGGAAAGCCTGGATCAGGTGTAGTTTTTGTCGCCGGCCCTGGGGTTGGCACCGTAACAAAACTTGGATTGCCGCTTGCTCCGGGCGAGCCGGCGATCAATCCAGTGCCACGCGAAATGATGCGAACGGCGGTCCGCGAAGTCGTTGCACGCTTTGATGCTTCGGGGGATGTCGTGGTCGAAATCTCGGTCCCGGGCGGCGAGGCGCTGGCCGCAAGGACTCTCAACGGGCGCCTGGGCATTCTCGGCGGCCTCTCGATCTTGGGAACGACGGGAATCGTAGTGCCGTATTCCTGCTCGGCATGGATCCACTCGATTTACCGCGGCATCGACGTCGCACGCGCCAGCGATCTCAAGCACATCGCCGGATCGACAGGGTCGACGTCAGAAGCCGCGGTGCAGAAGCTCTATGGCCTGACCGGCTCAGCGCTGATCGACATGGGCGATTTCGTCGGCGGCATGCTGAAATACGCTAAGCGTCACCCGGTGCCGCGCATCACCATCGCCGGCGGCTTTGCCAAAATGACCAAGCTCGGACAGGGCCTGCTCGACCTGCATTCGCGCGCCGGCAGCGTCGATACGGTCTGGCTGTCGACATTGCTGCGCGACGCCGGCGCGCCGAGCGATCTGGTCGAGCTCAGCCGCGACGCGAACACCGCGCTGTTGGTGCTGCGAGAGGCCGAACGCCGCAGCGTTCCGGTCGGCGAATTCGTAGCCAAGGCGGCATTCAAAACCGCCGCAAAGGTGCTCGACGGATCGCAAATCAAACTAGATGTCGCCGTGTTTGACCGCAACGGCAACATCGTCGGCCGCGCCGGCTAG
- a CDS encoding precorrin-4/cobalt-precorrin-4 C11-methyltransferase (product_source=KO:K05936; cath_funfam=3.30.950.10,3.40.1010.10; cog=COG2875; ko=KO:K05936; pfam=PF00590; superfamily=53790; tigrfam=TIGR01465), producing MTVHFIGAGPGASDLITLRGRDLIAACPVCLYAGSLVPTALLDHCPPGARILDTSGLALDDIIAEISRAVVEGQDVARLHSGDLSIWSALGEQLRRLDALGIPYTITPGVPAFAAAAAALAKELTLPEVAQSLILTRTSGRASAMPEGETLAAFGATGATLAIHLSIHVIEKVVAELLPAYGADCPVAIVFRASWPDEQILRGTLGTIAAAVAGTTIERTALILVGKVLAASDFRDSSLYDADYHRRFRGGVV from the coding sequence ATGACAGTTCATTTCATCGGCGCTGGTCCTGGCGCATCCGATCTCATCACGCTGCGCGGACGGGACCTGATCGCGGCCTGCCCGGTCTGCCTCTATGCTGGCTCGTTGGTGCCAACGGCGTTGCTGGACCACTGCCCGCCTGGCGCCCGCATCCTGGATACGTCAGGTCTAGCGCTCGACGACATTATCGCGGAAATCTCCCGAGCCGTTGTCGAAGGCCAGGACGTGGCACGGCTGCATTCCGGGGACCTGTCGATCTGGAGTGCGCTCGGCGAGCAGCTGCGTCGGCTCGACGCTCTGGGAATTCCTTACACCATTACGCCCGGCGTGCCCGCCTTTGCCGCCGCGGCCGCTGCGCTGGCTAAAGAATTGACCCTTCCTGAAGTGGCGCAGTCGCTGATACTCACCCGCACCTCCGGCCGCGCTTCCGCCATGCCGGAAGGCGAGACCCTGGCGGCGTTCGGCGCGACCGGCGCTACGCTGGCAATCCATCTGTCGATCCACGTTATCGAAAAGGTCGTCGCGGAGTTGCTGCCTGCCTATGGCGCCGATTGTCCAGTGGCGATCGTGTTTCGTGCCAGTTGGCCCGATGAACAGATCTTGCGCGGCACGCTCGGGACCATCGCCGCCGCCGTCGCCGGAACCACCATTGAGCGCACTGCGCTGATCCTTGTCGGCAAGGTCCTGGCAGCCAGCGATTTCAGAGACAGCTCGCTGTATGACGCAGACTACCACCGCCGCTTCCGCGGCGGTGTGGTCTAG
- a CDS encoding cobalt-precorrin 5A hydrolase (product_source=KO:K02189; cog=COG2073; ko=KO:K02189; pfam=PF01890; superfamily=159664): MATGDAGHAMAGEEDVIVAGIGCGRGTSSADIVSLIQATLDNFRLALAELTAIATETSKADEPGVVAAARGMSLPLLRCSLAELDAVDHLLVTRSPRVLALKGTAAIAEAAALVGAGRNARLLGARLAAGRVTCAIALGEGS; encoded by the coding sequence ATGGCGACCGGCGATGCCGGTCACGCAATGGCGGGTGAGGAAGACGTGATCGTGGCCGGCATCGGATGCGGACGTGGAACGTCCTCGGCGGACATAGTTTCGTTGATTCAGGCCACATTGGACAACTTCCGACTGGCACTGGCGGAGCTTACAGCGATCGCAACCGAGACGTCGAAGGCGGACGAGCCCGGCGTCGTAGCCGCGGCGCGCGGCATGTCTTTACCGCTGCTCCGCTGCTCCCTGGCGGAGCTCGATGCCGTCGACCACCTGCTGGTAACGCGCTCTCCGCGGGTCCTGGCACTGAAGGGCACGGCTGCGATCGCGGAGGCCGCGGCATTGGTCGGTGCGGGCCGCAATGCCCGGCTGTTAGGCGCACGGCTCGCGGCAGGCAGGGTCACTTGTGCTATCGCGCTGGGGGAAGGTTCATGA
- a CDS encoding precorrin-6Y C5,15-methyltransferase (decarboxylating) (product_source=KO:K00595; cath_funfam=3.40.1010.10,3.40.50.150; cog=COG2241,COG2242; ko=KO:K00595; pfam=PF00590,PF02390; superfamily=53335,53790; tigrfam=TIGR02467,TIGR02469), which yields MKTEAATCTMPTWLSIVGIGEDGLDGLSSVARRLVSSAELVVGGTRHLEMAGNLVRGRKLAWSNPLDSSLQEIALHRGRPVAVLASGDPFHFGIGKQLATIVAADEFVCLPQPSAYSLAAARVGWALQDVALVTLHGRALEGIIRYLQPGARILALSWDGATPARLAALLTARGMGHSRITVLEAMGGLRERRRSGTAAHFHIENVDPLNTIAVEVLCEPGAMTVSFAPGLDDACFESDGQLTKREIRAMTLSALEPRHGELLWDVGVGAGSVAIEWLLRHPSLSAIGIEAHTDRADRAARNAAALGVPDMRIVQGEAPRALHGLARPDAVFIGGGMGDEGVFEAVWDALKPRGRLVVNGVSLETESRLANLFHQHGGELVRLQVTRADRIGSMYGWRPAMPVTQWRVRKT from the coding sequence ATGAAAACTGAAGCCGCAACTTGCACAATGCCGACTTGGCTGTCCATCGTCGGCATCGGTGAGGACGGTCTTGATGGACTGTCTTCCGTAGCGCGCCGCCTGGTCTCGTCGGCCGAACTGGTCGTGGGCGGCACACGGCATCTCGAAATGGCCGGCAATCTCGTTCGGGGGCGCAAACTCGCCTGGTCGAATCCGCTCGATTCATCCCTGCAGGAGATTGCTCTTCATCGCGGCCGCCCCGTCGCCGTGCTGGCTAGCGGCGATCCTTTTCATTTTGGCATCGGCAAGCAACTGGCCACCATCGTGGCAGCCGACGAGTTTGTTTGCCTGCCGCAACCTTCGGCCTACAGCCTCGCCGCGGCGCGCGTAGGCTGGGCGCTCCAGGATGTCGCGCTGGTAACGCTGCATGGCCGCGCACTAGAAGGCATCATCAGATATCTGCAGCCGGGCGCCCGAATACTGGCTTTGTCATGGGATGGCGCCACGCCGGCCAGACTTGCTGCCTTACTGACCGCGCGCGGCATGGGTCATTCCCGCATCACGGTGCTGGAGGCCATGGGCGGCTTACGCGAACGGCGGCGTAGCGGGACGGCAGCCCATTTTCATATCGAAAATGTCGATCCGCTCAACACGATTGCCGTAGAGGTGCTGTGCGAGCCGGGCGCGATGACTGTTTCCTTCGCGCCCGGCCTTGATGATGCCTGTTTCGAGAGCGACGGCCAGCTCACGAAACGCGAGATCCGCGCGATGACCCTGTCCGCGCTGGAGCCGCGTCATGGCGAGTTGCTGTGGGACGTCGGGGTTGGCGCCGGCTCGGTGGCGATCGAATGGCTACTGCGCCATCCGTCCCTGAGCGCAATTGGCATCGAGGCCCATACCGACCGTGCCGACCGCGCCGCTCGCAACGCCGCTGCGCTGGGCGTGCCGGATATGCGGATCGTGCAGGGCGAGGCACCGCGAGCGCTGCACGGGCTTGCCCGCCCCGATGCCGTGTTCATCGGCGGAGGCATGGGCGATGAGGGCGTGTTCGAAGCCGTATGGGACGCACTGAAGCCGAGGGGCCGGCTGGTGGTCAATGGCGTGTCGCTGGAAACCGAGTCACGCCTAGCCAATCTTTTTCACCAACACGGTGGCGAGCTTGTACGCCTTCAAGTGACAAGGGCGGACAGGATCGGCAGCATGTATGGATGGCGACCGGCGATGCCGGTCACGCAATGGCGGGTGAGGAAGACGTGA
- a CDS encoding precorrin-6A/cobalt-precorrin-6A reductase (product_source=KO:K05895; cath_funfam=3.40.50.2300; cog=COG2099; ko=KO:K05895; pfam=PF02571; smart=SM01080; superfamily=51735; tigrfam=TIGR00715) — protein sequence MRVLVLGGSAESSELSRLLAADDRFDATLSLAGRTVNPKAQPVPMRTGGFGGVDGLVAWLKAHATDATIDATHPYAARISANAVAACRLLGIPLASIDRPMWQQTPGDNWLCVPSAADAAATLGTTPRRVLLTVGRLEIGAFAASPQHHYVARMVDPPGDIALPPDLRLLFARGPFDEVSEAALIESEAIDVIVSKNSGGAAAYAKVAAARKRGIPVVMIARPHKPRGETLQNAAAAILWLEQQLAHQGLPRSARGV from the coding sequence ATGCGTGTTCTCGTTCTCGGCGGCTCCGCCGAATCCTCCGAGTTGTCCCGCCTGCTCGCGGCCGACGACAGGTTTGACGCCACCCTGTCGCTGGCCGGGCGCACCGTAAATCCCAAGGCACAGCCGGTGCCCATGCGCACCGGTGGTTTTGGCGGCGTCGACGGCCTGGTGGCCTGGCTGAAAGCCCACGCGACCGACGCGACGATCGACGCAACCCACCCCTATGCCGCGCGTATCTCGGCCAACGCCGTGGCTGCCTGCCGGCTGCTCGGCATTCCGCTGGCGTCGATCGACCGGCCGATGTGGCAGCAGACCCCCGGCGATAATTGGCTGTGCGTACCCAGCGCCGCCGACGCGGCGGCTACATTGGGCACGACGCCGCGCCGCGTCCTGCTCACGGTCGGGCGGCTCGAGATCGGTGCCTTCGCTGCTTCGCCACAACATCATTATGTCGCCCGCATGGTTGATCCGCCCGGAGACATCGCTCTGCCGCCTGATCTCCGCTTGCTGTTTGCAAGGGGGCCGTTCGACGAGGTGTCGGAGGCCGCCTTGATCGAAAGCGAAGCGATCGACGTGATCGTATCGAAGAATTCCGGCGGCGCCGCAGCCTATGCGAAGGTTGCTGCAGCACGCAAACGTGGGATCCCGGTGGTCATGATCGCACGCCCGCACAAACCGCGCGGCGAGACGCTGCAAAACGCCGCTGCCGCGATCCTCTGGCTTGAGCAGCAGCTGGCCCATCAGGGCCTGCCGCGTTCTGCACGGGGCGTATAG
- a CDS encoding precorrin-3B C17-methyltransferase (product_source=KO:K05934; cath_funfam=3.30.950.10,3.40.1010.10; cog=COG1010; ko=KO:K05934; pfam=PF00590; smart=SM00895; superfamily=53790; tigrfam=TIGR01466), with protein sequence MSGSLVVVGLGPGSARYLTPSAAEAIAGATDLIGYSVYLDRISQANAAQTRHGSGNRVEIDRARHALMLAAEGRHVAVVSGGDPGVFAMAAAVFEAIEAGDPSWRQIDVRVEPGITAMLAAAAEVGAPLGGDFCAISLSDNLKSWETIERRLSAAADGDFVIALYNPASTARPHQIKRAFDLLREKKSPETVVLLVRNAAMPDVRVVTTSLTDVDTSLVDMRTLVIIGASATRLLTRDNRSPWVYTPRAERGRP encoded by the coding sequence GTGAGCGGCTCCCTCGTTGTCGTCGGACTTGGCCCGGGATCCGCGAGGTATTTGACCCCGTCGGCGGCGGAGGCGATCGCGGGTGCGACCGACCTGATCGGCTACAGCGTCTACCTCGACCGCATTTCCCAGGCCAATGCGGCGCAGACGCGGCATGGCTCCGGCAACCGCGTCGAGATCGACCGGGCGCGCCACGCGCTGATGCTTGCCGCTGAAGGCCGGCACGTCGCGGTAGTGTCTGGTGGAGATCCCGGCGTGTTCGCGATGGCCGCAGCGGTGTTCGAGGCGATCGAAGCCGGCGACCCCTCTTGGCGACAGATCGATGTCCGGGTCGAACCGGGCATCACCGCGATGCTGGCTGCAGCGGCCGAAGTCGGCGCGCCTCTCGGCGGCGATTTTTGCGCGATCTCGCTGTCGGACAATCTCAAATCCTGGGAGACCATCGAGCGGCGCCTGTCGGCCGCCGCCGACGGCGATTTCGTGATCGCGCTTTACAATCCGGCCTCGACCGCGCGACCGCACCAGATCAAGCGCGCGTTCGATCTGTTGCGGGAGAAAAAATCACCGGAGACCGTGGTGCTGCTTGTCCGCAACGCCGCCATGCCCGATGTCCGCGTCGTCACCACGTCGCTGACGGATGTCGATACGAGCCTCGTCGACATGCGCACACTGGTAATCATCGGCGCGTCGGCGACACGGCTGCTGACGCGCGACAACCGCTCGCCGTGGGTCTATACGCCCCGTGCAGAACGCGGCAGGCCCTGA